One window of the Arthrobacter sp. D5-1 genome contains the following:
- a CDS encoding Gfo/Idh/MocA family oxidoreductase has translation MGYETKTIRIAMNGITGRMGYRQHLLRSILPIRDAGGFTLEDGTKVQVEPILVGRNEAKIRELAELHKVSEWTTDLDAVIADPTVDIIFDASMTSLRAATLKKAMRAGKHIFTEKPTAETLEEAIELAQIGKDAGVTAGVVHDKLYLPGLVKLRRLVDEGFFGRILSIRGEFGYWVFEGDVQAAQRPSWNYRKEDGGGMTTDMFCHWNYVLEGIIGKVKSVNAKTATHIPARWDEAGKEYKATADDASYGIFELETPGGDDVIGQINSSWAVRVYRDELVEFQVDGTHGSAVAGLNKCVAQQRAHTPKPVWNPDLPVTESFRSQWQEVPANAELDNGFKLQWEEFLRDVVAGREHRFGLLSAARGVQLAELGLQSSAERRTIDIPEITL, from the coding sequence ATGGGCTACGAAACAAAGACGATCCGCATCGCCATGAACGGCATCACCGGCCGTATGGGCTACCGCCAGCACCTGCTGCGGTCCATCCTCCCCATCCGCGACGCCGGCGGTTTCACCCTGGAAGACGGCACCAAGGTTCAGGTGGAGCCGATCCTCGTTGGCCGCAACGAAGCGAAGATCCGCGAACTCGCCGAACTCCACAAGGTCTCTGAATGGACCACCGACTTGGACGCCGTCATCGCCGATCCCACCGTTGACATCATCTTTGACGCTTCCATGACCAGCCTCCGCGCCGCCACCCTGAAAAAGGCCATGCGCGCCGGCAAGCACATCTTCACAGAGAAGCCGACGGCCGAGACCTTGGAAGAGGCCATCGAACTGGCACAGATCGGCAAGGACGCCGGCGTCACCGCGGGCGTGGTGCACGACAAGCTGTACCTCCCCGGCCTGGTGAAGCTCCGCCGTCTTGTGGACGAAGGCTTCTTCGGCCGCATCCTCTCCATCCGCGGCGAATTCGGCTACTGGGTCTTCGAAGGCGACGTCCAGGCTGCCCAGCGTCCGTCGTGGAACTACCGCAAGGAAGACGGCGGTGGAATGACCACGGACATGTTCTGCCACTGGAACTACGTCCTTGAAGGCATCATCGGCAAGGTCAAGAGCGTCAACGCCAAGACCGCCACGCACATCCCCGCACGCTGGGACGAGGCCGGCAAGGAATACAAGGCCACCGCAGACGACGCCTCCTACGGCATCTTCGAGCTCGAAACCCCGGGCGGCGACGACGTCATCGGCCAGATCAACTCCTCCTGGGCCGTCCGTGTCTACCGGGACGAACTGGTGGAGTTCCAGGTCGACGGCACGCACGGTTCCGCCGTCGCCGGTCTGAACAAGTGCGTTGCGCAGCAGCGCGCCCACACCCCCAAGCCCGTCTGGAACCCGGACCTGCCCGTCACCGAATCCTTCCGCAGCCAGTGGCAGGAAGTCCCCGCCAACGCTGAACTGGACAACGGCTTCAAGCTGCAGTGGGAAGAATTCCTGCGCGACGTCGTCGCAGGCCGTGAGCACCGCTTCGGCCTGCTCTCCGCAGCCCGGGGCGTGCAGCTTGCCGAACTCGGCCTCCAGTCCTCGGCAGAGCGCCGCACCATCGACATCCCGGAGATCACCCTCTAA
- a CDS encoding dihydrodipicolinate synthase family protein, protein MTSLILPTDDGGTREYRLQPATSWVKPTAPLTARRAYAAAHVIPEVAADNTPGAPAQLDWDATLAYRHELWSYGLGVADAMDTAQRGMGLDWAATQQLIKRTGAEAASVVAAGNAAITGKSVRDLVSCGAGTDQLDIAALPAGAAGIQAVIDAYREQIAVVSEAGPKVILMASRALAKVANGADDYLHVYSTLLQEVDQPVILHWLGTMFDPALAGYWGSDDVSVATETFLSLIREHSDKVDGVKVSLLDASHEVALRADLPEGVRLYTGDDFNYPELIDGDETHHSDALLGIFAAIYPAASAALQKYDAGQGAEGRAILDSTRELGKHIFSAPTFYYKTGIAFMSWLNGKQPGFQMVGGLHSGRSVLHLAKTFELADQAGLLKDPSLAAFRMSDFLRINGVGA, encoded by the coding sequence ATGACGTCACTGATTCTTCCCACCGACGACGGCGGCACCCGCGAGTACCGCCTTCAGCCCGCCACCTCCTGGGTCAAGCCGACCGCTCCGCTGACGGCCCGCCGCGCCTACGCCGCAGCACACGTCATCCCCGAGGTTGCAGCCGACAACACCCCCGGCGCCCCCGCCCAGCTCGACTGGGACGCCACCCTGGCGTACCGGCACGAGCTGTGGTCCTACGGCCTGGGCGTTGCCGACGCCATGGACACCGCGCAGCGCGGAATGGGCCTTGACTGGGCAGCCACCCAGCAGCTCATCAAGCGCACGGGCGCGGAAGCCGCCTCCGTGGTGGCCGCGGGCAACGCCGCCATTACGGGCAAGTCGGTCCGCGACCTTGTTTCCTGCGGCGCCGGCACCGACCAGCTGGACATCGCTGCACTCCCTGCGGGGGCTGCAGGTATCCAGGCTGTCATCGACGCCTACCGCGAGCAGATCGCCGTCGTCAGTGAAGCCGGACCCAAGGTCATCCTCATGGCCTCCCGGGCGCTGGCCAAGGTTGCCAACGGGGCCGACGACTACCTGCACGTCTACTCGACGCTCCTTCAGGAAGTTGACCAGCCGGTCATCCTGCACTGGCTGGGCACCATGTTCGACCCCGCGCTGGCAGGATACTGGGGTTCCGACGACGTCTCTGTCGCCACCGAAACTTTCCTCAGCCTCATCCGCGAGCACTCGGACAAGGTTGACGGCGTCAAGGTCTCGCTGCTGGATGCTTCCCATGAGGTCGCCCTCCGCGCCGACCTTCCGGAAGGCGTCCGCCTCTACACCGGTGACGACTTCAACTACCCGGAACTGATCGACGGCGACGAGACGCACCACTCGGACGCCCTGTTGGGCATCTTCGCTGCCATCTACCCGGCCGCTTCGGCCGCGTTGCAGAAGTACGACGCCGGCCAAGGTGCTGAAGGGCGCGCCATCCTGGACTCCACCCGTGAGCTGGGAAAGCACATCTTCAGCGCACCCACGTTCTATTACAAGACCGGCATTGCCTTCATGTCCTGGCTCAACGGTAAGCAGCCCGGTTTCCAGATGGTGGGCGGCCTGCACTCGGGCCGCTCGGTCCTGCACCTGGCCAAGACCTTTGAACTGGCAGATCAGGCCGGCTTGCTGAAGGACCCATCGCTGGCCGCGTTCCGGATGTCTGACTTCCTGCGGATCAACGGGGTGGGAGCATGA